The genome window CCGACCGTCTGTCGTCGGTGGTGGAGCTGGTCGGGTTGGGGGCTCTCCCGGCGCGTGAGCGCATGGTGCTCCTCGCCGGCCGGCTGCTCCGGGAGGCGGTGCTCCAGCAGAGCGCGCTCAGCGATCGCGACGCCTATTGCGCCCCGGCCAAGCAGGCGGCGTTGCTCGAGATGGTCCTCGCCGTCCACGATCGGTGCCTGGCCCAGGTGGACGGAGGCCTCCCGGCCTCGGTGGTCGAGGAGCTGGACCTCTCGGGCGTCACCCGCGTACGCGACGAGGTGGGCCCCGCCGACGCGCAGGGGGTGTCCCGCCGGCGCGACGAGATCCTCGAGATGCTGGACGGGCTGGGAGGACCGGCATGAGCGAGCCGCTGCCGATCCCCGTCGAGCACCGGGGGGCCCGGGACGTCGAAGGTCCACTGCTGGTGGTCGACGCCGTCGGGAACGTGGGCTGGGACGAGTTCGTCACCGTGCGTCTGCCCTCGGGCGAGGTCCGGCGCGGCCTCGTCCTCGAGGTGGATCGAGCCCTCGCGGTGGTGCAGGTCCTCGAGGGGACGTCGGGTATCGACCCCGACGAGGTGATCGTGGCCTTCGTGGGCCAGCCCTTCGGGATCCCGGTGGGCGACGGCTGGCTGGGCCGGGTCTGGAACGGCATGGGTGACCCTCTCGACGGCGGCCCGCCCATGCTCGGGCCGCAGACCCGCCCGGTGGCAGGCGCTCCGTTGAACCCGACGGTGCGGGACGTGCCACGGGATCCGATCCTGACCGGGATCTCCGCCATCGACGCGCTGACCACCCTGGTGCGGGGGCAGAAGCTCCCGGTCTTCTCCTCGGCCGGGCTCCCTCACTTCGAGCTGGCCGCCCAGATCGCCGCCCAGGCCCACGCCGGTGGCCAGCCGTTCAAGGTGGTGGTGGCGGCCATGGGCGTCACCCACGCCGACGCCGCCGCCATCCGGGATGTGCTCGAGACCCGCAGCGAGGCGGGAGACCTGGCGCTTTTCCTCGACACCGCGGACGATCCCGTGGTGCAGCGCATCCTCACGCCGCGGGTGGCGCTCACCGTGGCCGAGCACCTCGCCTTCGACCTCGGCCAGCACGTGCTCGTCGTCCTGGCCGACATGACGAGCTACTGCGAGGCGGTGCGCGAGGTGTCGGCCGCCCGCGGCGAGATCCCCGGTCGGCGCGCCTACCCCGGCTACCTCTACAGCGATCTCGCCTCCATTTACGAGCGGTGCGGTCGACGGCGCGACCGCCCGGGCTCGGTCACGCTCGTCCCGGTCCTGACCATGCCGGCGGGCGACATCACCCATCCGGTCCCCGATCTCACCGGCTACATCACCGAGGGTCAGGTGGTCCTGTCCCCGGTTGTCCACGGCGAGGGTGTCTACCCTCCGGTGGACGTCCTGGGGTCACTGTCCCGGCTGATGCGCAAGGGAACCGGCGAAGGACGGACCCGGGCCGACCATCCGGCCATCGCCGCCCAGATCATCGCCGCGCTGGCCCGGGCCCGCCAGGCTCGGGACCTCGCCGACCTCATCGGTGCAGCGGCACTGACCGAGACCGACCGCCGGTACCTGGCCTTCGCCGACGAGTGCAGCAGCGTGCTCCTGAACCAGCGGCCTGACGAGCTCCGCACCCTGGAGGACACCCTGGAGCGGGCGTGGCGGGCGGCGTCGGTGCTCCCGCGCCGCGAGCTGACCATGGTGTCGGCCGCCGAGGTCGAGGCCCACTACACCGGTGGCGAGCTCGGGACCGACGAACCCAAGGGTCCGGGGGCGCCGCGGCGAGAGCCCGGCGAGGAGGAGCCCGGCGGTGCCTGACCGCATCCCTCCGGGTCGGGCGGGTCGGCTGTGGCTGGTCGATCGCCTGGCCGCCGCCCGGCGGGGCGTCGAATTGCTCGATCGCAAACGGCAGCTGTTGCGGCGCGAGGAGAGCAGGCTGGCGCTGCTCCGCGACGAGACGGCCCGTCGCTGGGCGGCGACCTGTGGCGAGGCCGAGCGCTGGGACATGCGCAGCGGCGAGCTGGGTGGCGCGGCCGACCTGGCCGTCGCCGCCAGGACCGTGACCGCTCGGGCGCAGGTGGAGGTGACGTGGCGGAACACCATGGGCGTCCGCCATCCCGACGAGCCCCGGACCACGTTGCCCACCCTGGCCCCGGCGGAGCTGGCGGCGGGGAACGCGGCGCTGCGTCCCGCCGCCGCCGCGTACCGGCGGGCGCTCGAAGCCGCCGTCACCCACGCGGTGACCGACGCGGCCCACGGGCGGGTCGCCGCCGAGCTCCGTGCCACGCAACGGCGGCTGCGGGGGATCGAGCGGCATCGGGTCCCGACGCTCGAGGAGGCGCTGCGCCGACTCCAGCTCCGCCTTGACGAGCTCGAGCGGGAGGAGCGCGTCGTCACCCGCTGGGCGCAACGTCGGCAGCCGGCGCGCGGCCGTCGGAAGGGAGGCCGGCGATGATCGACCGGGTACTGGTGGCGGTCGACGACTCCCGGGAGAGCCTCGGGGCAGCACGGGTGGCGGCGCGCCTGGCGGCCGGCTGGAACGCCAGTGTGCGGGTCCTGACCGTCGTGGAGGACAGCCTGATCGGGGAGGCGGTGGCGAGCGTTGCCGGACCCGGGGTGGAGGAACGCATGCGCAGGGACGCCGAACGGGTGCTGGCCCAGGTCGGCCGGGACATGGCGGCGGCAGGCGTCCCGGCGGCTTCGGTGGAGACCATGGTGCGCAGCGGGGTTCCGTTCCGCCGCATTCTCGAGGAAGCCCGGTCCTGGCCGGCCGACCTGGTGGTCATGGCCGTATCGGATCGGCGGGGGGTGCAGTCCGCTTACGTGGGGAGCGAGACCGAGCACGTGCTGGAGTTCGCGCAGTGTCCGGTCCTGGTTGTCCCGCCGCCGGTGGCCGGTAGCTGACCGGGGGTGCGAGGGTGGTTGCCGTGACCTACGCTCGGATCATGGCGAGCGTGCGGGCGTTGCAGAGTGTCGAGCTCAGCGATTTCTGGGCCGAGTTCGAAGCGGTGATGGGCGGTACCGACGGCCTCATGACGTACCGGTACCTCGGCACCCACGCCCACGCGCTGGACCGCCACCACGCCACCGGGAGCCTGCGCCTCCGGTCGGACCTCCGAGGTGAGCATGGCCTGATGGCGGCGCCGCTGACCATCCTGGTGGCCGACGTGATCGGCATCCTCGACGACGCCATAGCCGTTCCGGCGCCGACGCAGATCGCCCTCGAGATCGTCGACGACGGCGCCGGGGTCGACGAGGTCTACTGCGTGGGGGAGATGTTCCACGAGGGCCGGTCCCAGCTGTTCAGCCGGGCCCGCCTGGTCGACGCGTCCGACCACGACCGGGTCCTGGCGGTCTGCCGGGACGCCGGCGCGGTGATGGCGCCCGCCCCCGAGGGCTACCACTACGTCGACCCGGGACCGGGCGTGCCCGACTCCCCGTCGCTGCCGCCGCTCTGGCAGGCCTTCGGAGCGGTCCGACGGCCCGACGGCGGGTTGGAGATCCCCGAGCTGACGGGCAGGATCGGCTCCACCTCGGGCTCCCTCCACCACGGCCCGACACAGATCGTCCTGGAGACTGCGGCGACGGAGGCCGCCGTCGGCGCGGCAGGGACCGACGCGCTCCGGCTCCGCCACTGGCACGTCACGTTCTCGGCGCGCGGCACCATCGGGCCCTTCGTGACGACCACCGAGGTGGTCGGCGCGAGGGGTGACGCCGTGGTCGTCGAGGCCGAGCTGCGCGACGAGGGCGTCGGAAGGCTCATCGCGGCAGCGTCCGCGGTGTTCGAGCGGATCTGACGGGCTACGCGCGCCATACTGACCGGATGCCTCTCACCGGAACCTATGAGCCCAGCACCCAGAAGTGGGTTCGCGACCAGGTCGATCTCTTCGAGAGCTCGGGGGGAACCGACGGCACCACCATGCGGGGGATGCCGGTCATCGTCCTCACCACGGTCGGGGCCAAGTCCGGCAAGATCCGCAAGACCCCCCTCATGCGGGTCGTGCACGAGGGCCGCTATGCGGTGGTTGCCTCGCTCGGCGGTGCTCCCAAGCACCCCGTCTGGTACTTCAACCTCGTCGCCGACCCCCGCGTCGAGCTTCAGGACGGCCCGGTCAAGCAGGACATGGTTGCCCGAGAGGTCACCGGAGACGAGAAGGCCGTCTGGTGGGAGCGTGCGGTGGCGGCATACCCCGACTACGCGGACTACCAGCAGAAGACCGAGCGGGTGATCCCGGTCTTCGTCCTCGAGCCGGTGGCGTCGGACGGTGGCCATTCCGGGTAGTCCGGCCGGACCCAGCTCCGGCGATACGCCGCCGGGACGGCCCGCACGACCGGAGGGCTCAGGCCTCACCAGGGGAGCGGGCCTCCCCGGCGAGCCTCGACAAACGGTCGGCATGCTCATCGGGCGAAGGCATGCCATCCGAGCCACGCCCATCCCAGCAGCAGCAGGGCTCGCCCCGTCCCGCTCGTGCCGAGGCGTCGGA of Candidatus Dormiibacterota bacterium contains these proteins:
- a CDS encoding V-type ATP synthase subunit B; protein product: MSEPLPIPVEHRGARDVEGPLLVVDAVGNVGWDEFVTVRLPSGEVRRGLVLEVDRALAVVQVLEGTSGIDPDEVIVAFVGQPFGIPVGDGWLGRVWNGMGDPLDGGPPMLGPQTRPVAGAPLNPTVRDVPRDPILTGISAIDALTTLVRGQKLPVFSSAGLPHFELAAQIAAQAHAGGQPFKVVVAAMGVTHADAAAIRDVLETRSEAGDLALFLDTADDPVVQRILTPRVALTVAEHLAFDLGQHVLVVLADMTSYCEAVREVSAARGEIPGRRAYPGYLYSDLASIYERCGRRRDRPGSVTLVPVLTMPAGDITHPVPDLTGYITEGQVVLSPVVHGEGVYPPVDVLGSLSRLMRKGTGEGRTRADHPAIAAQIIAALARARQARDLADLIGAAALTETDRRYLAFADECSSVLLNQRPDELRTLEDTLERAWRAASVLPRRELTMVSAAEVEAHYTGGELGTDEPKGPGAPRREPGEEEPGGA
- a CDS encoding V-type ATP synthase subunit D — its product is MPDRIPPGRAGRLWLVDRLAAARRGVELLDRKRQLLRREESRLALLRDETARRWAATCGEAERWDMRSGELGGAADLAVAARTVTARAQVEVTWRNTMGVRHPDEPRTTLPTLAPAELAAGNAALRPAAAAYRRALEAAVTHAVTDAAHGRVAAELRATQRRLRGIERHRVPTLEEALRRLQLRLDELEREERVVTRWAQRRQPARGRRKGGRR
- a CDS encoding universal stress protein, which encodes MIDRVLVAVDDSRESLGAARVAARLAAGWNASVRVLTVVEDSLIGEAVASVAGPGVEERMRRDAERVLAQVGRDMAAAGVPAASVETMVRSGVPFRRILEEARSWPADLVVMAVSDRRGVQSAYVGSETEHVLEFAQCPVLVVPPPVAGS
- a CDS encoding nitroreductase family deazaflavin-dependent oxidoreductase, with the protein product MPLTGTYEPSTQKWVRDQVDLFESSGGTDGTTMRGMPVIVLTTVGAKSGKIRKTPLMRVVHEGRYAVVASLGGAPKHPVWYFNLVADPRVELQDGPVKQDMVAREVTGDEKAVWWERAVAAYPDYADYQQKTERVIPVFVLEPVASDGGHSG